A window of Ignavibacterium sp. contains these coding sequences:
- a CDS encoding polysaccharide deacetylase family protein, with protein sequence MKYKYNPPTIFKNLFNEFYWNTTNNKILLTFDDGPIPESTESILSELLKHRIKALFFCVGDNIQKYPELTKEILREGHTIGNHTFNHKILRTLSHKEKINQIQSFNHLLKNEFGYEVKYFRPPHGRFQLTTNALMKMLNMKNVMWSLLTYDYKNNFELVKFAVTNFLNKDSIIVLHDSIKSKNIIRDSISFIIDEAANKNFSFGEPTECLK encoded by the coding sequence TTGAAGTATAAATACAATCCACCAACAATATTTAAAAATCTATTCAATGAATTTTATTGGAACACTACAAACAATAAAATTCTTTTAACATTTGATGATGGTCCGATTCCTGAATCAACCGAAAGTATTTTATCCGAATTATTAAAACATAGAATCAAAGCATTATTTTTTTGTGTTGGTGATAACATTCAAAAATATCCTGAGCTGACAAAAGAAATTCTAAGAGAAGGGCATACGATAGGTAACCATACTTTCAATCATAAAATTTTAAGGACTCTGTCTCACAAAGAAAAAATAAATCAGATTCAATCATTCAATCATCTTTTGAAAAATGAATTTGGTTATGAAGTAAAATATTTTCGTCCACCACACGGGAGATTTCAACTTACAACAAATGCTTTAATGAAAATGCTAAATATGAAAAATGTGATGTGGTCTTTACTCACTTATGATTATAAAAATAACTTCGAGTTGGTTAAGTTTGCCGTTACAAATTTTCTTAATAAGGATTCAATAATTGTGTTACACGATAGTATCAAATCAAAAAATATTATCAGAGATTCAATTTCATTCATCATTGATGAAGCTGCGAATAAAAATTTTAGTTTCGGAGAACCGACTGAATGCTTGAAATAA
- a CDS encoding glycosyltransferase, with amino-acid sequence MLEIIFTIILVGYFVQTVIFIVGTNKKFEKIPYEKLPTATVIVAARNEEENILRTLKSLASLQYPEGKLEIILVDDQSIDATGRIMDDFIKDKPHFKKITTHKDDLKLIGKMRALAYGVKEAKGEIILTTDADCEVKPTWVKTICSYYQDDVALVTGFTTQVADNWFGGMQALDFIYLLTAGAGTVNIGMPISCIGNNMSYRKAAYDEVGGYEALPFSVTEDFTLMNAIYNLKKYKVIFPLDKDALVTSLPCKSIKSLIRQKKRWGVGGLGVPFRGFVIMFWGFLANLLVLLTPVFFSMNWLYLVTFKVAMDLFLLYPVHKKLGIEKNLKYFFHHQIYYLIYVVVLPFIVLPNKKVVWKGRTY; translated from the coding sequence ATGCTTGAAATAATTTTTACAATAATTCTTGTAGGATATTTTGTTCAGACGGTTATTTTCATTGTCGGCACTAATAAAAAGTTTGAAAAGATTCCCTACGAAAAATTACCAACCGCAACTGTTATTGTAGCAGCAAGAAATGAAGAAGAGAATATTCTTCGCACATTAAAATCATTAGCATCACTGCAATATCCTGAAGGAAAACTCGAAATTATTCTTGTTGATGATCAATCTATTGATGCAACAGGAAGAATAATGGATGATTTCATAAAAGATAAACCACATTTCAAAAAGATTACCACACATAAAGATGATCTGAAACTTATAGGAAAAATGCGTGCTCTTGCTTATGGTGTTAAAGAAGCCAAAGGTGAAATAATTTTAACTACTGATGCAGATTGCGAAGTAAAACCAACCTGGGTGAAAACAATTTGCAGTTATTATCAGGATGATGTTGCACTAGTTACAGGATTTACTACTCAGGTTGCAGATAATTGGTTTGGCGGAATGCAAGCACTTGATTTTATCTACTTGCTTACAGCTGGTGCGGGAACAGTCAACATTGGAATGCCAATTTCTTGTATCGGAAATAATATGTCATATCGTAAAGCCGCTTATGATGAAGTTGGTGGATATGAAGCTTTGCCGTTCAGCGTCACTGAAGATTTTACTTTGATGAATGCGATTTATAATCTTAAAAAGTATAAAGTAATTTTTCCACTTGATAAAGATGCACTTGTTACTTCTTTGCCGTGTAAAAGTATTAAAAGTCTAATCAGACAAAAGAAGCGTTGGGGTGTTGGCGGACTTGGAGTTCCGTTTCGCGGTTTCGTAATTATGTTCTGGGGATTTCTGGCAAATCTTCTTGTTTTACTTACACCGGTTTTCTTTTCTATGAATTGGTTATATCTGGTAACATTTAAAGTTGCAATGGACTTATTTCTTCTTTATCCTGTTCATAAAAAACTTGGTATTGAAAAAAATCTGAAATACTTTTTTCATCATCAGATTTATTATTTAATCTATGTGGTTGTTCTACCTTTTATTGTTCTGCCGAATAAAAAAGTTGTTTGGAAGGGGAGAACTTACTGA
- a CDS encoding radical SAM protein, with product MLCNYYVTYRCNAYCEFCHFGFHENFKNTPYADLNDFKSNVEQLAKLGVKFIDLTGGEPLLHKDIAEMAKFARSFKMQTSITTNGLLYPKFAEKLAGNVNLLHFSLDSPDEDEHNRIRKVDCYKSVLRSIEIAKSLGEFPDILFTVTNETYHKLPRMHEIAQKYDLVLLVNPVFSYFGNPGLNEQAIDFVEEYCDGKLDIYLNKGFMKLRRDGGNHIDNPKCKAVSRVIVISPRNEIILPCYHFGKETIPIDRPIKEIRESEKIKYYKKMEGRFDFCEGCTVNCYFEPSFAFPTNYYAITSLTSKFKYSYHKLVKQKIKKITIK from the coding sequence TTGCTCTGTAATTATTATGTAACATATCGCTGTAATGCTTACTGTGAATTTTGCCATTTCGGATTTCATGAGAACTTTAAAAACACTCCCTATGCTGATTTGAATGACTTCAAGTCAAATGTTGAACAGCTTGCAAAACTCGGAGTAAAATTTATTGATTTAACTGGTGGTGAACCTCTGCTTCATAAGGACATTGCTGAAATGGCAAAGTTTGCCCGTTCATTCAAAATGCAGACAAGCATAACAACAAATGGTTTGCTTTATCCCAAGTTTGCTGAGAAGCTTGCCGGTAATGTTAATCTTCTTCACTTCTCACTTGATTCACCTGATGAAGACGAGCACAACAGGATTAGAAAAGTAGATTGTTATAAGAGTGTTCTCAGAAGTATTGAAATTGCAAAATCACTTGGAGAATTTCCTGATATTTTGTTTACTGTTACGAATGAAACTTATCATAAACTTCCACGAATGCACGAGATTGCTCAGAAGTATGATTTAGTTCTTTTAGTTAATCCTGTTTTTTCTTACTTCGGTAATCCCGGATTGAATGAGCAAGCAATTGATTTCGTTGAAGAGTATTGTGACGGAAAGTTAGATATTTATCTTAACAAAGGATTTATGAAACTCAGAAGAGATGGTGGAAATCATATTGATAATCCAAAGTGCAAAGCAGTCTCAAGAGTTATTGTTATTTCACCTCGTAATGAAATTATTCTTCCATGCTACCATTTCGGAAAAGAAACAATTCCTATTGACAGACCAATAAAAGAAATTCGTGAATCAGAAAAAATTAAATATTACAAAAAGATGGAAGGAAGATTTGATTTTTGTGAAGGTTGCACTGTTAACTGTTATTTTGAACCGTCTTTTGCATTCCCGACAAATTATTACGCGATTACAAGTTTAACTTCAAAGTTCAAATACAGTTATCATAAATTGGTTAAACAGAAAATAAAAAAAATAACAATAAAGTAA
- a CDS encoding DUF1207 domain-containing protein, whose translation MRYYFSGKEINNLNPSVILSLSKDDRKSEVTLRQAQCDTFGLASTCIDYGKQAQCKNVILSLSKDDLKGTVTLRQAQCDTFGLDSTCVDYGKQAQCKNVILSLSKDDLKGTVTLRQAQCDTLRQVQRDILLSVLRFKLPFNFIIIFLLSLNSFLFGQQNWFPKELNVQPFTANFLEPKAGFLFNTSDNKIRLDIGTSQDILHIKNQDDIFSIGADLFTFTRLRSEDDFHFPVETIDYLFGLNASYKRVLDDNEYGLRFRFSHISAHLVDGQFDKSTSQWRDGRLPQVYSREFIELFPFIRFNDLRFYIGITYIFHSSPKEVKKGIFQIGGDYFITKLSNQVFTPFVAYDFKLSGKEKFVGNNFINFGIKFGEFNKKGFSIYYSYISGKSVHGEYFDLSENYSSIGFNLDL comes from the coding sequence ATGAGATATTATTTTAGTGGAAAAGAAATTAATAATTTAAATCCAAGTGTCATCCTGAGTTTATCGAAGGATGACAGAAAGAGTGAAGTCACACTTCGACAAGCTCAGTGTGACACATTTGGACTTGCCTCTACTTGCATCGATTATGGCAAACAAGCTCAGTGTAAGAATGTCATCCTGAGTTTATCGAAGGATGACTTGAAAGGTACGGTCACACTTCGACAAGCTCAGTGTGACACATTTGGACTTGACTCGACTTGCGTCGATTATGGCAAACAAGCTCAGTGTAAGAATGTCATCCTGAGTTTATCGAAGGATGACTTGAAAGGGACGGTCACACTTCGACAGGCTCAGTGTGACACACTTCGACAAGTTCAGCGTGACATTTTATTATCAGTTCTAAGATTTAAATTACCATTTAATTTTATCATTATATTCTTATTATCTCTCAATTCCTTTCTCTTTGGTCAGCAAAATTGGTTCCCAAAAGAATTAAATGTTCAACCTTTTACTGCAAATTTTCTTGAACCAAAAGCCGGATTTTTATTTAACACAAGCGATAATAAAATTCGTTTGGATATAGGAACTTCACAGGATATTCTTCATATAAAAAATCAGGACGATATTTTTTCCATTGGCGCTGATCTTTTCACTTTTACAAGATTAAGAAGTGAAGACGATTTTCATTTCCCTGTTGAAACAATTGATTATCTTTTCGGATTAAATGCTTCGTATAAAAGAGTTTTGGACGATAACGAGTACGGTTTAAGATTTAGGTTTTCTCATATCAGCGCTCATCTTGTTGATGGACAATTTGATAAATCTACAAGTCAGTGGCGTGATGGAAGACTGCCACAGGTTTATAGCAGAGAGTTTATTGAATTATTTCCATTTATTCGTTTTAATGATTTGAGATTTTATATCGGAATTACTTATATATTTCACTCTTCACCCAAAGAAGTAAAGAAGGGTATTTTTCAGATTGGCGGAGATTACTTTATTACCAAACTCAGCAATCAGGTATTCACACCATTTGTAGCTTATGACTTTAAGCTCAGCGGAAAAGAAAAATTTGTTGGCAATAATTTTATTAACTTTGGAATAAAGTTTGGCGAGTTCAATAAAAAAGGATTTAGCATTTATTATTCATATATCTCAGGTAAGAGTGTTCACGGAGAATATTTTGATTTGAGTGAAAATTATTCAAGTATTGGATTCAACCTGGATTTATAA
- a CDS encoding site-2 protease family protein, whose protein sequence is MSKFSEPTFSNLPPQYTYSTTATKEKTKKIRSYLVHIGLFILTFITTTIAGVEWTTGLFPPYEFSMLVKGLPYSISILTIITFHEFGHYFAAKFHRVRSTLPYYIPFPPIMYFINFGTMGAVIKTKSPIYSKKAMFDIGVAGPISGFIATIVILIYGFLNVPAVDYLLQIHPDYFSPDYGKEGLQLVFGDSILFMLLREIFVQPNTFFPPMSEIYHYPYLCAGWFGLFVTSMNMIPVGQLDGGHISYTMFGDKKHYAVSSIAFIFLFVVGVAGILDSTLGFNFGIGWSGWLFWALVLYFIIRLKHPPVNDESELDVKRKIIGWISFVILILSFSLAPIMITNPVM, encoded by the coding sequence ATGTCAAAATTTTCAGAACCAACATTCAGTAATTTACCGCCGCAGTACACTTACTCTACTACTGCGACCAAGGAGAAAACAAAAAAAATCAGAAGTTACTTAGTGCATATAGGTTTGTTCATTCTTACATTCATCACTACAACAATTGCCGGAGTTGAATGGACAACTGGATTATTCCCACCTTATGAATTTAGTATGCTTGTAAAAGGTCTGCCTTATTCAATCAGCATTTTAACAATAATAACATTCCACGAATTTGGTCATTACTTTGCAGCAAAATTCCATCGTGTGCGTTCAACATTACCATATTATATCCCATTTCCACCGATTATGTATTTCATAAACTTCGGAACGATGGGTGCAGTCATTAAAACTAAATCACCGATTTATTCAAAGAAGGCAATGTTTGATATTGGTGTAGCTGGTCCGATTTCAGGATTTATTGCAACCATCGTAATTCTGATTTATGGATTTTTGAATGTTCCTGCTGTTGATTACTTACTTCAAATTCATCCTGATTATTTTTCTCCTGATTATGGTAAAGAAGGATTGCAACTTGTTTTTGGCGACTCAATTTTATTTATGTTGCTTCGTGAGATATTTGTTCAACCAAATACTTTCTTCCCTCCGATGAGTGAAATTTATCATTATCCATATCTGTGTGCAGGTTGGTTTGGACTTTTTGTTACAAGTATGAATATGATTCCCGTTGGTCAGCTTGATGGCGGACATATTTCTTACACAATGTTTGGTGATAAAAAGCATTATGCAGTTTCATCAATTGCTTTCATATTTCTTTTTGTAGTTGGTGTAGCAGGAATTCTTGATTCAACATTAGGTTTTAATTTTGGAATTGGTTGGTCGGGCTGGCTTTTCTGGGCTTTGGTACTTTATTTTATCATCAGATTAAAACATCCTCCGGTAAATGATGAATCTGAACTTGATGTGAAAAGAAAAATAATCGGTTGGATAAGTTTTGTTATTTTGATTTTATCATTTTCGTTAGCACCGATAATGATTACAAATCCGGTTATGTAA
- a CDS encoding PorV/PorQ family protein, protein MKNFIVILILLTSVQTFSQTAGNTGLSFLKFGFGARNSAMGDVGNSVSNDLTALHYNPARLSLSENNEVMFTHNSWIQDVNSEMFGIKTFLFGLPVAIGFNVTNISDIEVRQIPGEPISKFDANYFYGSLSTAYKIDNDFSVGVSLKYLYEGLLNDESTGFGIDFGANYFLPVDGLSLSASVRNLGSMNELRNESTKLPSEIRVGPAYNFKVDNYKLDFIIAGEYQKYFDADDHLNFGFEIFYDKLIALRGGYQTNYESRNFTAGIGLMWGNLKFDYSYIPFSLGIGSANLFSLGFKF, encoded by the coding sequence ATGAAAAATTTTATAGTTATCCTTATTCTTTTAACTTCAGTACAGACTTTTTCGCAAACTGCCGGTAATACCGGATTGTCATTTCTTAAATTTGGTTTTGGTGCTCGCAACTCAGCAATGGGTGATGTTGGTAATTCTGTTTCGAACGATCTGACAGCTTTGCATTATAATCCTGCCCGACTTTCACTTTCAGAAAACAACGAAGTTATGTTTACCCATAATTCCTGGATTCAGGATGTTAACAGCGAAATGTTCGGTATCAAAACTTTTCTTTTCGGTTTGCCAGTTGCCATTGGATTTAATGTAACGAATATTTCAGATATTGAAGTACGACAGATTCCCGGAGAACCAATTTCAAAATTCGATGCAAATTATTTTTATGGAAGTTTATCCACTGCCTACAAGATTGATAATGATTTCTCAGTTGGTGTTTCATTAAAATATTTGTATGAAGGTTTGCTGAATGACGAATCAACTGGTTTTGGAATTGACTTCGGAGCGAATTACTTCTTGCCAGTTGATGGATTATCACTATCAGCTTCAGTAAGAAATCTTGGTTCGATGAATGAGCTGCGAAATGAATCAACAAAATTACCTTCTGAAATTAGAGTAGGACCTGCTTACAACTTCAAAGTTGATAATTATAAACTTGATTTTATAATAGCAGGAGAATATCAAAAATATTTTGATGCTGATGATCATCTGAATTTCGGATTTGAAATTTTTTATGACAAACTTATTGCACTTCGTGGTGGTTATCAGACAAATTATGAAAGTCGTAATTTTACTGCTGGGATTGGACTTATGTGGGGCAATCTGAAATTTGATTATTCTTATATTCCATTTTCATTGGGCATTGGTAGTGCGAATTTATTCTCGCTCGGTTTCAAATTCTGA
- a CDS encoding class I SAM-dependent methyltransferase: MQDELKNFDYLTHYKTDAEEFDYFEKRIGPAEHEERRVREVLISQVPKNVKTILDVGCGSGWVAKEFLKKNVDVISLDISKSNPQKVKELYPSQNHYQIVADSFKLPFDSNSIDCVIASEIIEHVVEPKFFLEELFRVVSRDGRLIISTPYKEKIRYVLCIHCNKKTPVNAHLHSFDENILRDLYNRDDLKKFSSVIFGNKALIYLRTHIVLKYLPLSLWLAVDWLANKIYNSPLHIVCVYEKQ, translated from the coding sequence ATGCAGGATGAATTAAAAAACTTTGATTATCTCACTCATTATAAAACTGATGCTGAAGAGTTTGACTATTTTGAAAAGAGAATTGGTCCTGCTGAACACGAAGAAAGAAGAGTCCGGGAAGTTCTAATTTCACAAGTTCCGAAAAATGTAAAAACAATTTTAGATGTTGGTTGTGGTTCGGGTTGGGTTGCGAAAGAGTTTCTGAAAAAAAATGTTGATGTAATTTCGCTTGATATTTCCAAGTCAAATCCGCAAAAAGTAAAAGAACTTTATCCATCTCAAAATCATTATCAGATTGTTGCCGATTCATTCAAGCTGCCGTTTGATTCAAACTCGATTGATTGTGTTATTGCTTCCGAAATAATTGAGCATGTTGTTGAGCCAAAGTTTTTTCTGGAAGAATTATTCAGAGTTGTTAGCAGAGATGGAAGGTTAATTATTTCAACTCCGTACAAAGAGAAAATAAGATATGTTTTATGTATTCATTGCAATAAAAAAACTCCGGTTAATGCTCACCTTCATTCATTTGACGAAAATATTCTCAGAGATTTGTACAACAGAGATGATTTAAAAAAATTCTCAAGTGTTATTTTCGGGAATAAAGCTTTGATTTATTTGAGAACACATATAGTGCTTAAGTATCTTCCTTTATCATTGTGGCTTGCTGTGGACTGGTTGGCAAATAAAATTTATAACTCACCGCTGCACATTGTTTGTGTTTATGAGAAGCAGTGA